A region of Drosophila suzukii chromosome 2L, CBGP_Dsuzu_IsoJpt1.0, whole genome shotgun sequence DNA encodes the following proteins:
- the LOC108021193 gene encoding 5'-deoxynucleotidase HDDC2 isoform X2, with protein MEPLKHTKRTGWVLRDVNDCESISGHMYRMSMLTFLLDGSEGLNQIRCMELALVHDLAESLVGDITPFCGVSKDEKRAMEFKAMEDICKLIEPRGKRIMELFEEYEHGETAESKFVKDLDRLDMVMQAFEYEKRDNCLLKHQEFFDSTEGKFNHPFVKKLVNEIYEQRDVLAKAKGATPPPAIEVEWPTKLANGHDGSS; from the exons CACACCAAACGAACCGGATGGGTTTTGCGTGATGTCAACGACTGCGAATCGATTTCGGGCCACATGTACAGGATGAGCATGCTGACATTCCTGCTGGATGGCAGCGAGGGACTCAATCAGATCCGCTGCATGGAACTGGCATTGGTTCACGATTTGGCGGAGAGTCTGGTGGGCGATATAACGCCCTTCTGCGGGGTTTCCAAGGACGAGAAGAGGGCAATGGAGTTCAAGGCGATGGAAGATATATGCAAGTTGATCGAGCCTCGTGGCAAGCGCATTATGGAACTGTTTGAG GAGTACGAGCATGGAGAGACGGCCGAAAGTAAGTTCGTCAAGGATCTGGATCGCCTGGACATGGTTATGCAGGCTTTCGAGTACGAGAAGCGGGACAATTGCCTTCTGAAGCACCAGGAGTTTTTCGACTCGACGGAGGGCAAGTTTAACCATCCGTTCGTAAAGAAGCTGGTCAACGAGATCTACGAGCAGAGGGATGTCCTGGCCAAGGCCAAGGGAGCAACACCCCCGCCGGCCATTGAGGTGGAGTGGCCCACGAAACTGGCCAACGGGCATGACGGCTCAAGTTGA
- the DIP-iota gene encoding opioid-binding protein/cell adhesion molecule homolog, with protein MRRPFPGIWLLLMQCLSLSWASFSELNNSDPKFSGPINNSTVPVGRDALLTCVVHDLVSFKVAWLRVDTQTILSIQNHVITKNHRIAISHTEHRIWQLKIRDVQESDRGWYMCQINTDPMKSQMGYLDVVVPPDIVDYQTSQDVVRSSGDNVTLTCSATGVPLPTITWRREESAPLLLSDDGDQEVYSVEGQNLTLWQVHRNHMGAYLCIASNGVPPTVSKRVMLVVNFAPTIWTRYDTIYVGLGQKLTLECITESQPASVNFWLRGSELLQGGSYESVTVDHVHRIVMRITLRPITKRDFGEYKCRAKNTMGQTDRIITVHHKAKKHGQHSHQTSTRESQFIVIEEYIANATDKSCSFQPLWIIFLCFVNKVSIL; from the exons ATGAGAAGGCCATTTCCCGGCATTTGGCTGCTCCTGATGCAGTGTCTGTCTTTGAGCTGGGCTAGCTTCTCGGAGCTAAACAACT CGGATCCCAAGTTCAGCGGACCCATCAACAATTCAACAGTTCCCGTGGGACGAGATGCTCTGCTCACGTGTGTTGTACACGATTTAGTAAGCTTCAAGGTGGCCTGGTTGCGAGTGGACACGCAGACCATTCTGAGCATCCAGAACCATGTCATCACCAAGAACCATCGCATCGCCATCTCCCACACGGAGCATCGCATCTGGCAGCTGAAAATTCGCGATGTCCAGGAATCGGATCGCGGATG GTACATGTGCCAAATCAACACAGATCCCATGAAGAGCCAAATGGGCTACCTGGATGTGGTGGTACCACCCGACATTGTGGACTACCAAACCAGTCAGGATGTGGTCCGTTCCTCGGGAGATAACGTCACCCTCACTTGCAGTGCCACAGGCGTTCCTTTGCCAACAATCACGTGGCGTCGAGAGGAATCAGCTCCTCTTTTACTTTCCGATGATGGCGATCAGGAAGTGTACAGCGTAGAAGGACAGAATCTCACGCTGTGGCAGGTGCATCGCAACCATATGGGTGCCTATCTCTGTATCGCCTCCAACGGTGTGCCTCCCACAGTGAGCAAACGCGTCATGTTGGTGGTCAACT TTGCGCCGACAATCTGGACTCGTTACGATACCATCTACGTAGGTCTGGGCCAAAAGCTGACGCTGGAGTGCATCACAGAATCCCAGCCGGCGTCGGTGAACTTCTGGCTGAGGGGCTCCGAATTGTTGCAGGGAGGTTCCTACGAGTCTGTCACTGTCGATCACGTGCATCGGATCGTGATGCGCATCACGTTGCGTCCGATTACGAAACGAGACTTTGGCGAGTACAAATGCAGGGCGAAGAATACGATGGGTCAAACAGATCGTATTATAACAGTGCATC ATAAAGCCAAGAAGCATGGTCAGCACTCGCATCAAACTTCCACCCGCGAAAGTCAGTTCATTGTCATCGAAG AGTACATTGCAAATGCGACTGATAAGAGCTGCAGTTTCCAACCCCTTTGGATTATATTTCTATGCTTCGTCAATAAAGTTTCCATTTTGTGA
- the LOC108015013 gene encoding prolyl 4-hydroxylase subunit alpha-2, whose protein sequence is MLLRRLGSILLSFVFIFPLTFCETQDKPKEVMYTISIRALSELLEIENSYMEHLKNYVSFLNQKVESLRMFINSVKHENLLSKADRLQYVSNPLNSLGLVRRAHEDWPKLMAYIRDSDTAKVDVEEMHTLVNRTPIAEDMQEALLGMDRIEHFYGLKSSDMVKGLLAGHQLQTRMSAPDCLALGDYMYNRSEFRRSAQWYRLALSVFKEPQNSIARQFYLPKQEELRRKFVISRLQEGSVDSLSQYLKELSEDPGTPLAYLKPKEAITAIERGCRGKFPPNPQLVCRYNRTTTPFMRIAPLKEEEISRNPLIWLYHDVIYDSEIAQLTNLTRDEMIQGTTDNYTTPDQLIRLFHVKITEDDGGKLDKTLVNRMADISGLDVGNTTSLARINYGLGGYFPEHSDYKDIRLYPELNEEGDRLMTFLFYMTDVPVGGATIFPSAQLSIQPRKGSALFWYNLHNNGEPNSLTRHAVCPMILGNRWVSVKSMLNYEQMFRKPCYR, encoded by the exons ATGTTGCTTCGAAGGCTGGGTTCGATtttgttaagctttgtttttatatttccaTTAACTTTTTGCGAAACGCAAGATAAACCCAAGGAAGTTATGTACACAATTTCCATTCGAGCCCTGTCTGAGCTCCTGGAAATAGAGAATTCCTATATGGAGCATTTGAAAAACTATGTTAGCTTTCTAAATCAGAAAGTCGAAAGTCTTCGAAT GTTTATTAATTCGGTGAAACATGAGAATCTTCTTAGTAAGGCGGATCGCTTACAATATGTGTCCAATCCACTTAATTCTTTGGGACTTGTGAGGAGAGCTCATGAAGATTGGCCCAAGTTAATGGCATACATCAGAGATTCAGATACTGCAAAAG TTGATGTTGAGGAAATGCATACACTCGTAAATCGGACCCCCATCGCAGAGGATATGCAAGAGGCCTTGTTGGGAATGGATAGGATAGAGCACTTTTATGGACTCAAGTCATCAGATATGGTCAAGGGTCTTCTGGCGGGCCATCAACTGCA AACCCGAATGTCTGCTCCCGATTGCCTAGCTCTAGGAGATTATATGTATAACAGATCAGAATTTAGAAGGAGTGCCCAGTGGTATCGATTAGCCTTGAGTGTTTTCAAAGAGCCTCAGAACAGTATTGCTCGTCAGTTCTATCTTCCAAAACAAGAGGAACTACGAAGAAAGTTTGTTATCAGTCGGCTCCAAGAGG GTTCTGTCGACAGCTTGAGTCAATATCTCAAGGAACTATCTGAAGACCCAGGGACTCCACTGGCCTACTTAAAGCCAAAAGAAGCTATTACTGCCATTGAACGGGGCTGCAGGGGAAAGTTTCCACCAAACCCTCAACTGGTGTGTCGCTACAATAGAACCACAACGCCATTTATGCGAATAGCTCCTCTCAAGGAGGAGGAGATCAGCAGGAACCCTCTTATCTGGCTGTATCACGATGTGATCTACGACAGTGAGATCGCTCAACTGACGAATTTGACCCGAGATGAGATGATCCAGGGCACAACGGATAACTACACAACTCCAGACCAGCTTATTCGTCTTTTCCATGTCAAAATCACCGAAGACGATGGTGGAAAATTGGACAAGACCTTGGTAAATCGCATGGCGGATATATCAGGTCTGGATGTTGGCAATACAACTTCATTGGCCAGGATCAATTATGGGCTGGGTGGCTATTTCCCAGAGCACAGCGATTACAAGGATATAAGACTTTATCCG GAACTGAATGAGGAAGGTGATCGACTAATGACCTTCTTGTTCTAT ATGACCGATGTACCAGTGGGTGGGGCCACCATTTTTCCCTCCGCCCAACTTTCCATACAGCCGAGGAAGGGTTCCGCCCTGTTCTGGTACAATCTGCACAATAATGGCGAACCAAATTCCTTGACCAGGCACGCCGTTTGTCCCATGATATTGGGCAACCGATGGG tttcaGTTAAGAGCATGTTGAACTATGAGCAAATGTTTAGGAAGCCCTGCTACAGGTAG
- the Oatp26F gene encoding solute carrier organic anion transporter family member 4A1, whose amino-acid sequence MSEANIELDSNTVVAPKCANVNNNNSARSSRVGSASSGADSDADSQQFGWCGWSPPWLQRFCTAKWALFWLCWGGALQGLIVNGLINVSISTIERRFGLRSRQMGLVASGYDLASFACLVPVTYYGGRRGASKPRFIAIGLIVMGMGSLVFLLPNFLVGKYRATIAEANVCEANSNSSQTMTACELNGWGEGESLTWTVWLFLAAQLLHGAGASPLFTLGVTYIDENVSKKMSSVYLGIYYTMATVGPAIGYVFGGQLLLIYTDWMSVDPAQLSLTSDSKVWIGAWWLGFIFAAAMCLLIALPIFGYPKLLPGAEKLQLERVSEAHATKLEKDGSSEVARRGLRQLPRAVLNLLGNPTFFFLNLAGATEGLVIAGFAAFLPKQIENQFSISPMHSALVMGLITVPAGGGGTFLGGYLVKKWNLACRGIIKMCLMATVVAALFTICFLVSCPNPKFAGVTTGYNLEARSNPPALEADCNYNCGCSRTNYDPICGINGVMYYSPCFAGCAQEEHSDSMKRYHNCSCIESVGWVDEGSSSSGSSDFRPDATNLKCDSTCQTLPIFVALCFILMVFTFLATMPALSATLRCVQDEQRSFALGLQWIKVRLLGTIPAPLIFGALIDESCILWQESCDKDAGGACLVYDNYYISRYMWLLALICKLGSVVCFTCAWWFYVPPNKSPKENGTEDVN is encoded by the exons ATGTCTGAGGCCAATATTGAGCTGGACTCGAACACTGTCGTGGCACCCAAGTGCGCCAATGTGAACAATAATAATAGTGCCCGCTCTAGTAGAGTGGGAAGTGCATCCTCTGGAGCGGATTCGGATGCGGATAGCCAGCAATTCGGCTGGTGCGGATGGAGTCCGCCGTGGCTCCAGCGCTTCTGCACCGCCAAGTGGGCTCTTTTCTGGCTCTGCTGGGGCGGTGCTCTCCAAG GTTTGATAGTGAACGGTCTGATCAATGTGTCTATATCCACAATTGAGCGACGTTTTGGACTGCGTTCCCGGCAGATGGGACTTGTGGCCAGTGGCTATGATCTGGCCTCATTCGCGTGCCTGGTACCGGTTACCTACTACGGCGGACGACGAGGAGCCTCCAAGCCGCGCTTCATCGCCATCGGACTGATCGTGATGGGAATGGGATCGCTGGTCTTTCTGCTGCCCAACTTCCTGGTGGGAAAATACCGAGCCACCATTGCCGAGGCGAATGTGTGTGAGGCCAACTCCAACTCCAGTCAGACAATG ACCGCCTGCGAACTGAATGGCTGGGGGGAGGGCGAGAGTCTAACCTGGACGGTCTGGCTCTTCTTGGCGGCCCAACTCCTCCATGGAGCCGGTGCCTCGCCCCTCTTCACCCTGGGCGTCACTTATATCGATGAGAACGTCTCAAAGAAGATGTCATCTGTTTACTTGG GCATTTATTACACCATGGCCACCGTGGGACCTGCGATTGGCTACGTTTTCGGAGGACAGTTGCTGCTCATCTACACGGATTGGATGAGCGTGGACCCCGCGCA ACTCAGCCTGACTAGCGACAGCAAGGTTTGGATTGGAGCCTGGTGGCTGGGCTTCATCTTCGCGGCCGCCATGTGCCTCCTGATCGCCCTGCCCATTTTCGGCTATCCGAAATTGCTTCCCGGGGCGGAAAAGCTGCAGCTGGAAAGGGTTTCCGAGGCGCATGCCACCAAACTGGAGAAGGATGGGTCCAGTGAAGTGGCCAGGAGGGGACTGAGACAACTTCCTCGCGCGGTGCTTAATCTGCTGGGAAATCCCACCTTCTTTTTCCTGAACCTGGCTGGAGCCACTGAGGGTTTGGTCATAGCCGGATTCGCCGCCTTCCTGCCCAAGCAGATCGAGAACCAGTTTAGCATTTCACCCATGCACTCTGCCCTGGTGATGGGTTTGATCACGGTTCCAGCCGGTGGTGGTGGCACCTTCCTCGGCGGCTATTTGGTCAAGAAGTGGAATTTGGCCTGCCGGGGAATCATCAAGATGTGCCTGATGGCCACTGTGGTGGCGGCCCTGTTCACCATTTGCTTTCTGGTCTCTTGTCCTAATCCCAAGTTCGCTGGCGTCACAACAGGCTATAATCTGGAGGCCAGGAGTAATCCACCTGCCTTGGAGGCGGATTGCAACTACAATTGCGGCTGCAGTCGTACGAACTATGATCCAATCTGCGGCATCAATGGCGTCATGTACTACAGTCCATGCTTCGCAGGATGTGCTCAGGAAGAGCACTCGGACAGCATGAAGCGCTACCACAACTGCAGCTGCATCGAAAGCGTTGGCTGGGTGGATGAGGGCAGTTCATCCTCGGGATCCTCCGACTTCCGGCCAGATGCCACCAACCTGAAGTGCGACTCCACGTGCCAGACCCTGCCGATCTTCGTGGCCCTCTGCTTCATCCTGATGGTCTTCACGTTCCTGGCCACCATGCCCGCCCTGTCAGCCACACTGAG ATGTGTTCAGGATGAACAGCGATCCTTTGCTTTGGGATTGCAATGGATAAAGGTACGCCTGCTGGGAACCATACCTGCTCCCCTAATATTTGGAGCCCTGATCGACGAATCCTGCATTTTGTGGCAGGAGTCCTGCGATAAGGATGCTGGAGGAGCTTGTCTTGTCTACGACAACTATTATATCAGCCG CTATATGTGGCTATTGGCGTTAATCTGCAAACTGGGTTCCGTAGTCTGCTTTACGTGCGCCTGGTGGTTTTACGTGCCACCCAATAAATCACCGAAGGAAAATGGAACGGAGGACGTTAATTGA